Below is a window of Mycoplasmopsis anatis DNA.
AATTTTTCTCTCTCTAAGTTTCACATATGGTAAATCGTCATTAACTAAATTTTGAATTCAATATCCTCTTAATTCATCTTCAACAACGTCAAAAATTTCATTAAATTCAAAAGCACCTTCGTGTTCTGTATTATAAACAAAATCAATCGCAATATCTAACATTGTTCTCATAGTCGCTCCTTTATTTTTTTAATTATAAAATAATTTTTTATATATTAATTTTATCAATATTTAATTTTTTTTAATTAGTGGAAATGTTGTTTAATTTCTTTGTTTTTTCTTATTAAAAATAGCAGGTACTACCATAATTAAAATCATAATAATTAAGGTAGAAATAGAAATTATATATCCATTTATTTTTGAATTTAACAACTCTTTATTCGTGATTATGGATGATAAATTGTTGTAATGATAAATATATAGACTTAAATCAATAAAAATGCTTAAAATATTAGCTGCTATTGCAAAATAAATGACAAAAACAATAAAATAATTCATAATTTTTAATCATTTTTTATTTTTAGATAAACTTCTAGCATAACCAAAACATGACGCTGCT
It encodes the following:
- the rpoE gene encoding DNA-directed RNA polymerase subunit delta, which encodes MRTMLDIAIDFVYNTEHEGAFEFNEIFDVVEDELRGYWIQNLVNDDLPYVKLRERKIGELYRLLTVDGRFIRNNNGTWSPSNK